Proteins found in one Solitalea lacus genomic segment:
- a CDS encoding class I SAM-dependent methyltransferase has protein sequence MNPNKELWEKGDFTRLAETMRESGSELVAALGISKGMDVLDLGCGDGTTAIPEAKLGANVLGVDIARNLVAAGNLRAKAEGLSNCTFQEGDATDLSELKDHSFDLVVSIFGAMFAPKPFEVAKEMVRVTRPGGKIIMGNWIPGDPTLVAQILKTSAAYTPPPPEGFVSPMLWGVEDNVIERFGAAGIPKENISFSRETFTFSAPFSTDEFVSRFKNYYGPTMNAFEAAGKNGKASDLQHELEQLFKSQNQSKTENATTIPATFLKVTVNV, from the coding sequence ATGAATCCTAACAAAGAACTATGGGAAAAAGGCGATTTCACTCGTCTGGCCGAAACCATGAGAGAAAGTGGTTCGGAATTGGTGGCCGCACTTGGCATTTCAAAAGGCATGGACGTGCTTGACCTCGGCTGCGGAGACGGAACTACTGCCATACCTGAAGCAAAACTAGGCGCTAATGTATTAGGTGTTGATATTGCCAGAAATTTGGTTGCTGCAGGAAATCTTCGGGCTAAAGCCGAAGGTCTCTCCAATTGCACTTTTCAGGAAGGTGACGCTACTGATTTAAGCGAGTTAAAAGACCATAGTTTTGATTTGGTAGTCAGCATTTTCGGAGCCATGTTTGCACCCAAACCTTTTGAGGTGGCTAAAGAAATGGTACGCGTCACCCGTCCTGGAGGAAAGATCATAATGGGTAATTGGATACCTGGAGACCCTACCCTGGTAGCACAAATATTAAAAACAAGTGCAGCTTATACGCCCCCACCTCCTGAAGGTTTTGTTAGTCCCATGTTATGGGGGGTAGAGGATAATGTTATTGAGCGATTTGGAGCAGCAGGCATACCTAAAGAAAACATTTCATTCTCCAGAGAAACGTTTACGTTTTCGGCACCATTCTCAACCGATGAGTTTGTAAGCCGATTTAAAAACTATTACGGCCCTACGATGAATGCCTTTGAAGCCGCCGGAAAAAATGGTAAGGCATCCGATTTACAACATGAATTGGAGCAGCTTTTTAAAAGTCAGAACCAAAGCAAAACTGAGAACGCAACAACAATCCCTGCCACTTTTCTAAAGGTAACCGTTAATGTTTAA
- a CDS encoding TlpA family protein disulfide reductase has product MQLALAITLRLVRRVKNALNCPWTRVNVNPLSFLLFMFKLSVKILLVMKKLFNSVLFILLCNCAPSLAQTYTIALQSKVGANPMVNQNIPTLTVRDVSIYKGIPQKKYALQNVRRWVFNYNQNLYEALVEGRITRENYLNKIKNSLIDTACVTNQKINRNYVSVFIGLDSLSNKEVIVDANNNLDFSDDKVFTFNLKEKVNTLPRIEVSVDYFNGKEIQPTTVSMKMDPNETTYSQNEIERKANLVLIMDPYRSGTGIIGGKKYNFYVNNEYFGLYPLKNYYISVKPENEDANENSFRFNSTDTLRFGHALYRVKQLKQDLLQIELIAKTKFEATLNSMAPEISGKDIFSSKDFSSQQLKGKYILIDFWGSWCRPCVESLPDLKNLHEKYKSKNIAFVSIARESDPKLLRAKKIITEQKLDWPQLAALSDDLEKNYMIQGFPTTMLIDPKGKVVIKEIGPQALEKIASYLAENL; this is encoded by the coding sequence ATGCAATTAGCATTGGCTATAACGCTTAGGCTTGTTCGGCGTGTGAAAAATGCGCTTAATTGTCCTTGGACCCGTGTAAATGTTAATCCCCTCTCTTTTCTATTGTTTATGTTTAAGTTGTCAGTTAAAATTTTGCTTGTTATGAAAAAACTATTTAACTCGGTACTATTTATTCTGTTGTGCAATTGTGCTCCATCGTTGGCACAAACTTATACTATAGCGTTACAATCAAAAGTGGGTGCAAATCCTATGGTTAATCAAAACATTCCAACCCTAACGGTTAGAGATGTTTCCATTTATAAAGGTATTCCACAAAAGAAATATGCCCTCCAGAATGTCAGAAGATGGGTATTTAACTATAATCAAAACCTCTATGAAGCTTTAGTGGAAGGTCGTATCACGCGGGAAAACTATTTAAATAAGATTAAAAATAGCCTAATAGATACTGCATGTGTCACTAATCAAAAGATCAATAGAAATTATGTATCAGTATTCATAGGCTTGGACTCATTGAGTAATAAAGAGGTAATAGTTGACGCTAACAATAATTTGGATTTTAGTGATGATAAGGTGTTTACATTTAACTTGAAAGAAAAAGTAAACACACTTCCCAGGATCGAGGTTTCGGTAGATTACTTTAATGGAAAGGAAATTCAACCTACTACGGTTTCAATGAAAATGGATCCTAATGAGACTACTTATTCCCAGAATGAAATTGAAAGAAAAGCGAATCTTGTTTTAATAATGGATCCGTACAGAAGCGGAACCGGTATTATAGGCGGCAAAAAATATAATTTTTATGTAAACAATGAATATTTTGGCTTATACCCCTTAAAAAACTATTATATCTCAGTAAAACCGGAAAATGAAGATGCAAATGAAAATAGTTTTCGCTTTAATTCAACAGATACATTAAGGTTTGGACATGCCCTTTATAGAGTAAAACAATTAAAACAAGATTTACTGCAGATTGAATTAATCGCTAAAACAAAATTTGAAGCCACGCTTAATTCAATGGCACCTGAAATATCGGGTAAGGATATTTTTTCATCCAAAGATTTTTCCTCTCAACAGTTAAAGGGTAAATATATCCTGATTGATTTCTGGGGAAGCTGGTGTCGCCCTTGTGTAGAATCGTTGCCTGATTTAAAAAATTTGCATGAGAAATATAAGAGTAAAAATATCGCATTTGTAAGCATTGCACGCGAATCTGATCCAAAATTATTGAGAGCAAAAAAAATAATAACCGAACAAAAGCTGGATTGGCCTCAATTGGCGGCTTTAAGTGATGATCTTGAGAAGAATTACATGATTCAAGGTTTCCCCACCACGATGTTAATTGATCCAAAAGGAAAGGTCGTTATTAAAGAAATCGGACCTCAGGCATTGGAAAAAATAGCTAGTTATTTGGCAGAGAATTTATAG